tatatcaaaataattttagatttttaaatttttattaataattattttgataaattgaaaCCTAATAAACTgtactaaattataaaaaaattacacataGGAATTGATGTACTCCACTCGGCTGGTAGAGCTTGTTGCTTTCAACCATGTGGTCGTTAGTTCCATTCCCACCAACGGAAAAATAAACTCCCTCTCCCGTTCAGGCGTTCacctttttcatctctctaatAATTTTTTCGGCCCGTTCACCTTTTTCCGGCCCGTTCacctttttcatctctctaatAATTCACCTTTTCCCGGCGGGCCACAGACGGAAAAataaactctctctctctcttctaaTAATTCATCCCATTCTCTCTTCCGTTCACCTTTTTCCGGCAGGCCACAGACGGAAAAATAAACTCCCTCTCTCATCTAATAATTCATCCCATTCTCTCCAAAAATTCATCCCTTCAGGGCTATGGAAGAAACAAGTGAAGATCGAGCAAAAGATTCTGGAGAGCGATCGAAGAAGAAGGCTACTTACATCATTGTTGTCCTTAGAATGGTTAGCAATATTAGGAAGATGACCGAAAACGGACTGAAAATGTCATGTGTTTCGCATGGTGCTTGAAATGCTTGAAATTTGCACGGTGCTTGAAATTAGCCATTGATTTTGAGATCTTTGCTACTTACGTCATTTTCCTCCTTAGAATGGTAAACAGTGTAAGGAAGATGACCGAAAACGGACTGAGAATATCATGTGTCATAAACTTGAAAATCGCACGGTTCTTGAAATGCTTGAAATTCACACGGTGCTTGAAGCCATCTATCATCGTTTAGGGGGCGTAAAAGATGATGTACTATTTTTTGGGATTTATTTTTCAGAGTTGGGATATAGGCAGAACTAATTCTTAGTGTCGAACCATCAAACCAAAATAATAGGCACCATTTTCACCTCAATTTTAAATGTGCAACTTTTCAAGATAAGTTGTGTGTATGACATATATTTCAAATGGCTGGGGGGTTCTCTCTCTAACAAATTCGAACCATTTACATAAAACCGACGAGACCACTTTTTGGTAAAATTCGAACCCTTTCTGTTTGAACCAAATTCGATGAGTGCTAATACAAAACTCTAATTAATTTGCAGTTACAATCGCGACATTTTTCCGGTTCTTTCCAAAATTTAAGGATATGTTCGATGAGTACTTTTCGACATTCATGGCGAGTTTCACTGTGATAGTGGTGTCATGGAATCCAGATGACACCACACTCAAAGGGGAGTGCCTACGCCTCATCGCTATCTGGGTCGCCGGCATCGTGGCCATTTTGATATGCATCTTCGTCTTCCTCGCTTGGGCAGGCGAAGATCTCCATGTAGGCACCGTCGACAACATTGACCTACTTGCCCGTTATCGTGAATgtaatagatttttttaataacatttaatgttttattaatcTAATACTAATTATTTCTCTCTTCCTTCTTAAATCTCTAATTTTGTGGAGTTGGATGGGGAGTTGCGCAGTGGCTCGACAGCCAATCGCAGAGGTTTCCGGCGGCACTCATCGGCTAatggtggggtcggccgaccccacccgACCGCACCTGGGTCCGTCGTTGTTGGCAACCACTCTGGATTGAAACCTCGCAGCTTCAATTCACCTTTTCCGGCGGGCCACATTCTCTCCAAAAATTCATCCTTTCAGCTTCTTTTTCCGGCGGGGCTATGGAGAGAGTAATCGAAAATTGAGCAAAACGGTTCTTGAGAGCGATCGGAGAAGAAGCCTACAAACTGGGCATGATGATCCGAGGAGAGTAGCACACGCATTCAAAGTCGGGGTAGCCCTAGGCGCGCTCggtctcatcttttttctcactgttaacaaaaataaaagatagaaTTAGATATATGCAATATAGTGGGCCCACAAGTTAATGACAGGTGTCCACTAATGCTAGTTCAAATAGATTCACTAGGCACTAATACAAAACTCTAATTAATTTGCAGTTACAATTGCGTCGTATTGCCGGTTCTTTCCAAAAGTCAATGATATGTTCGATGAGTGCTTTTCAGCATTCATGGCCAGTTTTACCGTGATAATGGTGTCATGGAATCCAAATGACACCACACTCAAAGGGGAGTGCTTGCGCCTCATCGATATCTGGGTCGCCGGCATCGTGGCCATTTTGATCTGCATCTTCGTCTTCCCCGCTTGGGCAGGCGAAGATCTCCATGTAGGCACCGCCGACAACATTGACCGACTTGCCCGTTACCTTGAAATGCTTGATATTCGCACGGTGCTTGAAATTTTCCATTGATTATGAGATCTTTGCTACTTATGATTGAATTTGATTGTCACCTAATCacaattgaatttgatttagGTATCTAATGATGTCGTATGTTATTGAAAAGTTAAAATCACTTTCACTCATTactaaatttagtttttttaatcgGTGGAGATGCTTAGATAAGGATAAGGACAAAAGAGGTAGAGTGAGTGGGGattctattttactttctccgtctgtgaaatgttgtccagttttgccatttcggtccgttccCGAAATATTGTctactttgctttttttttttttccaccaTATTTGGTAAATGTACTCCAccttcaactaactcattacactctacattccactcacattttccacccacttttcttcatttttcttcacatttctttttaccCATGCTAAGTCAAACTTGGACAACATTTCATGGACAaaaggagtattttatttaggCCAGCTGGtaaaagtatttaaattgttttatacaaatacaaaattgagTCAGAATAAATCATTCTTGAAAATAAAGATTATCAAATTGTaactttaatattataatttgaacTCGTGTAAAACTTAATTAGCGTCTTGGTGTTATTCTAGACACgtgaatatataattaaattaaatttgaataagtgTATAAATGTACAAAATTCATTTGAGATATCGTAACTCACAACAAAATATGATTCAACACAAAGCATTCAACACAAAGCGTTCACACAACACCACAATGAAAAACACTTTAATTAACGAGGTCATCTAAGCAAGAATATTACACGACGTTTCGGAATCTAAAAAGGCCGGCGTGGCACTCGTATAAGCTCCAAACACAATAGGAGAAACGCATGTTCCGCCTTTCATTAGTACTGATGATTTTGGTGACAACTTACTTTTCCATGTGGACTTGAGAGCTACTCTATGTATACCCTGCAACCGGACATGCAAGTTTTGGTCAACACGTCCGTGCCTAAAAATATACGAGTATTAATAAACAACCTCAATCAGGACAACGAATTAATGGTGTCATGATTGAATCAGAGTCAAATGATGGCTTTGTATTTGGCGCAGGGAACAATGTCATTGGAGAAGCATCGTTTTTCACTTCTCATTAGTGGTGATCCTATGCTAGAACAGGAGACAAGCTCATTTGGACAGATACCGCGTAACTCCAGCTTCTTCTCAGACTCGACATCCTATTTTCTCAATGGCACAGGTAGGCTTGAAAGCTACTATAGATTTCCATAATTGGGCACTGATATGGACTTCTTCGATGCCATATTGGAGGGGTTGAGCTACGATAATTTCTTCGCTAGCAATTGAATCTTTTGAATGAACTAGaagatttttttatgcaaattatttttttatcttgcaTCGTATGCGCAAACCTTCACTGATTTCTTCATCCTTGTGGCGGTTGTTGTAGGGTGAGGTCCTTATTTAGATACGAGTTTCTTTGAATACATTTAAGCATTAAGggctgataaggctaatttcatgcattggttataggGTTAAATTCTGCGATTTCCCAGGTCTATCAAACCTTTTTGAgtcaggtgtgtagagaaaattgCCAACCCCAGGAAGAGATCACCTGGTGGAGGAAGCTGGCAAGGAAAATTGAGCAGAAGGATGAAGAGCCACTAGACTGAGGAGCATCGATTGGAGGGCAAAATAGGAATTACAagaacagtctagaagctctatcCACTATAAAAGGAGCACGCAATCAACATGAGAAAAAATCTCGATCATCACTTTTCAGCTCCTAGCTTAGTTTTTCCACTTTCTCTCTACACACTCACGCACTTGGGGGAAATCTGAGGGGGGTTCTCATTTTCATCTGAAGTTTGTGgtgcaacaccgtctctacggagacgaagaaacaattatctttaattttctgtCTACTTTTTGTACTCGCCGAGTCCTCGCTGTTCGAGGCTCGGCTTTGGTGTTATTTCCATCGTTGGATATTTCGTATTTTGCAATGAATATGTTTGTTTATGTTCCGTTTATCTTATCGTGTTGTTTTGGGTTTGATTTGCTgattattgttggttgatcTGAGTTTGGAGTTGGTTTGTAAGAAATCTGTTGTCTGTCGGTTGAATCTACGTAGACTAGTGAGGATCAGAGGTGGGAATGatgtttggttgttgtggatggcttgaatccggagtggattaagcGTCTCGTGGTTGGATCTGCTTGTTTTGTTTCATTCAATTGTTTAAGTTCTGTATTCTCGttttacctcgtctagtagccgtagatctgcttAGTTTTAACTGTTCTTAATTTCTGTcggtttaatttgttttacgTTGTTTCGATTCTCGCTTTGCTCTGTTTTAGCTGGTTGTTTCGTGCAATAtaatggagaagatgatgtcacTATTAGTTAatcctttagttagttattttgcagctttttagtcgtactctacctttttcagaaaatggtccccacgtttAGCTTCTTTCCCGAGTCCAGGTTAATCTAGGAAATTGTTCATTAGATTTGGGAATTGTCTTGCTCTATTTCGATTtaatatgcatgtttttatGTTTCTGCCTAGATCTTGCTGTTAGagtcaaaatatttcaattaccaagtctaggaattaaaactcaaccccaaaattgcgtggcagcagccaacaaaaaaatagttcccGAGTCTTCGAACATGTTTACTTGCGCATTCATCTatgtggattcgatccctacttccatgTACTAGTTTTTCTTAACTaaagcgggttgagggtttttgaagagggAGTTAAGgtagtgattgtgtgcccaacgacaggtaaCTCAAGGTTCTCTAAGTTCCTAGACGCAGTGTCTAGCGGATTTCCTGGACTGAGGActttcttcattaatttttagaaCACGCTTTCGCTAAACCATCATTAACTTCAACAACCAAAATTCCCACTCTTCAAGGGCCCATTTGTTTGATAAGGATTGTAGTATGGGAAAGTAAACAAATGTGAAAATAGTATGATtctaaactattaatttttttgtgttttggaTAGTGCAGTTAATTTCAGAGGGGCTAAGTTGCAAGAAAAAGAATGCTCTAATATCTTATTCGTCTATGTTAGTCTCTCTTCTTCTGACTCactctaaattttttttctcaattcattttttttgcaatttttgtttttgatgtCAGTCGTTTGATTGCTCCAACACTTCAGAGTCGACATCCTATTTTCTCAATGGCACAGGTAGGCTTGAGAGCTACTATAGATTTCCATGATTGGGCACTGATATGGACTTCTTCGATGCCATATTGGAGGGGTTGAGCTACGATGATTTCTTCGCTAGCAACTGAATCTTTTGAATGAACTAGAAgaattttttatgcaaattattttttatcttgcaTCGTATGCGCAAACCTTCACTGATTTCTTCATCCTTGTGGCGGTTGTTGTAGGGTGAGGTCCTTATTTAGATACGAATTTCTTTGAATACATTTAAGCATTAAGGGCCCATTTGTTTGATAAGGATTGTAGTATGGGAAAGTAACCAAATGTGATAATAGTATGATtctaaactattaattttttttgtagtttggACAGTGCAGCTAATTTCAGAGGGGCTAAGTTGCAAGAAAAAGAACGCCATAATATCTTATTCGTGTATGTTAGTCTCTCTTCTTCTGACTCACACTaaactttttttctcaattcattcttttttgcaatttttgtcTTTGATGTCAGTCGTTTGATTACTCCAACACTTCAACAGCTAATAGTGATTTAATCTAAATTAAGTTCTCAATcaattatatactataatgTATATGTGTTATAACATGCAAATTCATATCGATTGTATGCATAATTCATTACAAGTTTCTTGTTGAATTGACCATAGATAATGCCGCGAGTATTCTTGGCTGCTTGAATTTCAGAATGTTCGCCTCTTTTCTTCTCTATATATTGCAGAAAGTAAAATTTTgctaattttcaatttttttctttatttttatcaattaaatattttcttctgtATGTTTTTCGTCTGctattgtatttattttgttgaaattaagctttgtttaatttaaagaCTCTCGCATGATTCTTTGACATATAGTATTTGAAACTAAGttgtatgtataattttttaacgtTGAGTATtcctaaattattttatagtaccattattttatatctatttttaattttaatgcgatcaatgttattttaataatctTTTATCATGTCCTTTGTAGAACTTTcaatatatttgattattttaagtaaataaaagcTATAGTTACATAATCCCGACGTATTTTCAAACACAATAATCATAATCCcctagaattatttttaattgaattcaCATTACTTGGAATAAAAAATCTCAGAAATCATATTctttaaaactttattttctttcatttttatcaaactttacatatcttctcatatcccatcttttttatcaaacgaaCATTTTTGAGCTTGAGGATAGCAACAACAACAAGAGTTTTATCATTAGAAGGATTTGCATATACTAGtgaagtttgaagtttgttcTTAAACAAGTCGAACAACTCATCGATGGTTTGAGCTCCAAACTCATGTGAGAGCATATTTTGATGAGCTGCCTTAAAACATGCCACGTGGCCATCAACAGTAAGCAGTGTCCCACTCTTCAAAATCTCAATTCTTTCTATGCTGAAGCTATTGCTCTTTTGCAATATGGCCCAAACCCGTTCCGGAGTGGGAATGTAATATGGAAAGTTGAATGCATCTAACTTTGTTTCACTCAACTTTCCCTACATAAGTCAATATAAATAGTCAATTTCTATATTAAAGTTGACTTTTTGACTAATAAAAGCAGCATTAGTTTGACCTTCCTAGCCATATCATCTAGGGAAGATCTGAAAAGTTCGATCACCGAAGCAATAGTGAACTCTTTTTGTGGGTCCCAACATGTAGGCAGGAATGAGAAGAGCCATATCCCACCTTTCACCATTTCTACAGCCCTACACTTCAAGAATGCCTCCAAATCCCTCTCATATTGATTCAAATAAGCTTGATAAACCTCCCCTCTCTCAACACCATACAATCTCTTGAGGCCTGCGGCCGCCTTGGGCACCTCCGTCAGCCAGTGGATCGCGTAAGAAGAGTACGCAAAGTGGACGGATGACGGTGGAAGAAGGCGGCCGTGGAAGTCTCCGGGCATTGCAAATGCCTTGTAGCTTCTGTCGGGCGGGAGGGAACGGAAGAGGGTGTTGAAATCGTTGGTGACTTGGGCCCgttctgataccatattagaaatgggctactcaccccttaaaaggccttataaggggaagggttatccacacttatatagattagattggatcttcaccaagtcgatgtggggcagaatttagagaatttaacactTATCTTCAAAGTGTTAAAGctcttttacattttgttCCTATTATATGAGGGAGCCAGCCTTTGGCTAGGTGGGGCATATGCCACTCTCACCCCCTCTTACCATTCAATATTTACATAcaattttccaaatatatCTACAGATATTCACTAAATTGTTAGGAAATCAACACACAATCACgaacataaaagaaataaacacaAGAATCGTCTACCCAGTTTGATACGATGTGTATCTACATCTGATCGAGGGTAATTATATTTCTTGGCACATATGAGAATGCCCTTACCACAATTATGTTTGTTGCATGATATATTCAATGTAGTATCAATAATAGGGCAGAGAGTAGTAGTTCAGAAATCAtacattcatattttcatatatgatGTATCCTCTATGCTGACTTGCTTGATCAATGCATGCTTTACTTAAAGAAATATGTATCTAATTTTGTGAAGATACCACATCTTTTGGAGCTTGGTGTCAATGCAGTTGAGCTGCTCCCTGTGTTCGAGTTTGATGAAATGGAGCTCCAAAGGCGCCCAAATGCAAGAGAGCACTTGGTATAAACTTTGACACTGAATTTGTTGATCATGTGAGTCAAATCTGTGGCTTCAATTTGCATGTGCTCAGGTTTCATCTGTGTACCTTACTAAGTGCTGGAAATCTTTCATGTGATGGATGTGGAGGCTCTCTATCTTGGATTTTTGGTCAGCTTGCACTTAAATGCTTTTGGTAGGATATCAACTGTGAGGCTATATATGTTTGAATTCTTGAGTTTCATGGCATGTTCTCTGTCCTTGTGCAATAGTAGGAATTTAGATTCATGAATTAAAGGAGAGAAGTTGATGAGGGTTcttgattaaataaaacaatacaaGATGATTAATCAACGACAGAAAGTATTGATTTTTCCAAATTTGCTCTATCAACCCGGAAcctaaaaaagataaaattccCTATACTTGGTGACAATCAGAATTGGAGCTACAAAGAGTACaaattgagaaattttttaacatCTCACTTGAGCTGGTCAATGGATATCATTCCTCCCATGTAATGGAATGCAGGGTTATGGGCACTTCTCCAAGAACATGGGTTGACGAGAGCAAACTTTTGCTGTTCTattaaaatagcaaaatatcTATCTGCTCCAGCATGCTTAGTTTGTCATGATGTATTAATATAGGACTGGAATCCTGTGATTGGTATAGCAATTACATTCTATTCTAACTACTAATTTCTAGAAATCTACAATGTATGCCTGGGATAAATCCAACATATGTACGGAACCTGATGTGCCTTTCCAGCAAATAGGTTTTCGTGCTACGAAGAAATATTTGATTATGGACAGATATCATGATTTACATTAAACGTTCTTGTGGTGTGAAGAGAGAATATCATTCAGAATGGCATAAAGGGGCCATTGAACTTGTGGCTACCAATTCATATCTTTTATTTCTGTTTGAGCAGTGGGCCAAAAGGTAGTCAAGCTGCAGATTTTGAATAATATGGCTCTAATCCCTGTTAATTTGTGGTATGTAGACTATGTAATGTATTGATACTACTAGTCAAAGGTTCGCATGTACTTCCAGAAAAATGAACATCTAATGCTTTAACTCTTATGTTTTGCAAGATCAACACATGGAGCTATTCAACTATAAATTTCTTTGCACCTATGAGTCGTTATGCAAGCAATGGTGGAGGACCAATTAATGCCTCCCAAGAATTCAAACAAATGGTTAAGGCTTTCCATGATGCTGGAATTGAGGTAGTGCTCCTaacatcaataataatttttccgAATTGCTAATATCTTAACTAGTTAgttattaataaagaaaaggataaatatgtgatttgagaaaatgagtatttaatgatttaaagGGAGTCGGTGGCCGGCCCAttgttttgttatatataGGAGTAAAACACAGACGTATCGTGAAATCGTATTATCTTCGATGGCTCTCGTGGGAAACCCTAGATCCCCAAATTTCTCGAATGGGGAAAGAGCATGCGATTTCGGTGTGTGTGGTAAACGAAATGAGATTGAGGAAATCGACTCCGGCATGGCAAAGAAGGCAAAGGCAACGAGGGAGGAATCGCAATTCAATTCCGCCATGGCAACAAGGGAGGTCTCGGAATCCGGTCTAACCAAAATCGATTCCGGCATGGCTAAGGAAACGCGGGAGGTTTCGGAATTCACAGATTTCAGTGGTATACTGAGTTTGTTCACGCATAGGATGAGCAAAGATTTCGATCCAAAGGCACAGTATTTCATAAATACGAGGGAACATAAATACAGAGACCTCGACATGATAAAGGAGATTGAAGAACATCCTTATAACCGCAAGCGTTATCTCAAATACCTCAGACAAGTTCGCAATAGTGGTGTAAGTATCCAATTATCATCATCATTCTAATActaattttgattgaattgatagggtttttattttgattgaaattAATAGGGTTTTGATGTGGATGT
The genomic region above belongs to Salvia hispanica cultivar TCC Black 2014 chromosome 3, UniMelb_Shisp_WGS_1.0, whole genome shotgun sequence and contains:
- the LOC125216637 gene encoding uncharacterized protein LOC125216637, translating into MALVGNPRSPNFSNGERACDFGVCGKRNEIEEIDSGMAKKAKATREESQFNSAMATREVSESGLTKIDSGMAKETREVSEFTDFSGILSLFTHRMSKDFDPKAQYFINTREHKYRDLDMIKEIEEHPYNRKRYLKYLRQVRNSGGFDVDVIIPAWLRHGCPYLQPLQLSRPGLRQIAYKLAKFAIKEINVDMKSKAFKLVEVVKAVTTDMCHALAYLTLAVKKKGATSTLTIQAIVFCPRPGLDPWDLRQWMVKPDAQAQPMEVEP
- the LOC125210340 gene encoding loganic acid O-methyltransferase-like — protein: MVSERAQVTNDFNTLFRSLPPDRSYKAFAMPGDFHGRLLPPSSVHFAYSSYAIHWLTEVPKAAAGLKRLYGVERGEVYQAYLNQYERDLEAFLKCRAVEMVKGGIWLFSFLPTCWDPQKEFTIASVIELFRSSLDDMARKGKLSETKLDAFNFPYYIPTPERVWAILQKSNSFSIERIEILKSGTLLTVDGHVACFKAAHQNMLSHEFGAQTIDELFDLFKNKLQTSLVYANPSNDKTLVVVAILKLKNDVDSEVLEQSND